The proteins below are encoded in one region of Metabacillus dongyingensis:
- a CDS encoding penicillin-binding protein 1A: MSDQYKSREERRKALAQTSKSNSKSKNKKPNERGSLFKRILFILVSIGLIGLIAGGVTFAVIAAGAPKLDEKKLKDSYSSTIFDKEGNEISEVGAQKRTYISYNDIPKKLEEAVLATEDARFYEHSGVDIIRLGGAVVANITQGFGSQGGSTITQQVIKNSFFTHEKTITRKIQELWLAFQLEQKYSKHEILEMYLNKIYYHPQYYGVGKAAEGFYGKELKDLELHEAAMLAGIPQSPTNFDPRKNPESAEKRRNIVLNLMVKQGFITDQEAEDAKKVPVQSTVVPEKEKSNPYSAYVEQVIEEVKDKTDIDVSSAGAKIYTTIDTDAQKYVEELLNGSEIAYPDENFQAGVTLIDTETGEIRAIGGGRNQNVGDFNYAIDTRRQPGSTIKPVLDYGPAIEYLKWSTYEQIKDEPYTYSNGVKINNFDRSFKGQMSIRDALAESRNIPALKAMQEVGLDKARDFAAGLGIPLEEEIPEAYSIGGFDTGVSPLHMAGAFAAFGNNGIYTEPHAVTKVVLSDGTEIDLSPEPETAMSDYTAYMTTDMMISVVEEGTGTAARVPGVTVAGKTGTTNFSEEDKQKYNVPSGGAKDSWFVGFTPEYSAAVWTGYMKNDEKMHLTKTDQQLAKKIFKEVISEVSSGEGKDFKKPNSVVKVTVENGSNPPKLASKYTPDSKKISEYFVKGTEPTKVSEHYKRLAKPSGFNVNYDQTSNQITLSWDYREDLRDAVSFEISQSVDDSPAQVINKTKDTSMVIPNAVPGSTYKFQVTAVSDDDNSNRSDSAAAVLQVPEAIIEEPVIPEEPEEEPGEGEGELPPGEELPGEELPGEGELPPGEEPPGDGDDEGDGDGDGQPGEGENPQEPSTPIVPVPPTNPPGNGNGNNGNGNGGNGDGDGDQGGDNG, translated from the coding sequence ATGTCAGATCAATATAAAAGTCGTGAAGAACGCAGAAAAGCGTTAGCACAAACAAGTAAAAGTAATAGTAAAAGCAAAAACAAAAAACCGAATGAACGGGGCTCTCTCTTTAAACGCATCCTGTTCATATTAGTTTCCATTGGCCTGATCGGCCTGATCGCAGGCGGTGTTACTTTTGCAGTGATTGCTGCAGGGGCTCCGAAGCTTGATGAAAAAAAATTAAAGGATTCTTATTCTTCCACAATTTTTGATAAAGAAGGCAACGAAATTTCAGAAGTAGGCGCCCAAAAACGCACCTATATTTCTTATAATGATATTCCCAAAAAATTAGAAGAAGCTGTACTTGCGACAGAGGACGCCCGTTTTTACGAGCATAGCGGTGTAGATATCATCCGTCTCGGCGGAGCTGTAGTGGCCAACATTACACAGGGTTTCGGCTCACAGGGCGGGAGTACCATTACTCAGCAGGTTATTAAAAATTCCTTTTTCACACATGAGAAAACAATTACAAGAAAAATACAGGAACTATGGCTCGCTTTTCAATTAGAACAAAAATATTCAAAGCATGAGATTCTCGAAATGTATTTAAACAAAATCTATTACCACCCTCAATATTACGGTGTAGGGAAAGCTGCAGAAGGATTTTACGGAAAAGAATTAAAGGATCTTGAACTTCATGAAGCAGCGATGCTTGCTGGCATTCCGCAAAGCCCGACGAATTTTGATCCTAGAAAGAATCCTGAATCTGCAGAAAAAAGACGAAATATTGTTCTTAACTTAATGGTGAAGCAAGGATTCATTACAGACCAAGAAGCAGAAGATGCTAAGAAAGTGCCTGTGCAGTCAACGGTCGTTCCAGAGAAGGAAAAATCAAATCCATACAGCGCGTATGTGGAACAAGTTATTGAAGAAGTGAAAGATAAAACGGATATAGATGTAAGTTCAGCAGGTGCAAAAATCTATACAACGATTGATACAGATGCACAAAAATATGTGGAAGAATTGCTCAATGGCAGTGAGATCGCCTATCCGGATGAAAACTTCCAGGCCGGTGTTACCCTCATTGATACTGAAACCGGCGAAATTCGCGCAATCGGCGGAGGCCGGAACCAGAATGTCGGAGACTTTAACTATGCGATTGACACAAGAAGACAGCCAGGTTCAACTATTAAGCCTGTGCTTGATTATGGTCCTGCAATCGAATACTTAAAATGGTCAACGTACGAACAAATTAAAGACGAACCTTATACTTACTCAAATGGAGTCAAAATCAATAACTTTGACAGAAGCTTTAAAGGACAAATGTCCATACGTGATGCTCTTGCAGAGTCCCGTAATATTCCTGCTCTTAAAGCCATGCAGGAGGTCGGACTGGATAAAGCACGTGACTTTGCAGCAGGACTTGGCATCCCGCTTGAAGAGGAAATACCGGAAGCTTATTCGATAGGCGGTTTTGATACTGGTGTCTCCCCTCTTCATATGGCAGGAGCCTTTGCCGCATTCGGAAATAACGGAATTTACACAGAGCCGCACGCAGTAACAAAAGTTGTTTTAAGCGACGGCACAGAAATTGACCTGTCTCCTGAACCGGAAACCGCCATGAGCGATTATACAGCTTACATGACAACTGACATGATGATCTCTGTAGTAGAAGAAGGTACAGGTACAGCTGCCCGTGTACCAGGTGTTACTGTGGCAGGAAAAACAGGAACAACGAACTTCTCTGAAGAAGACAAACAAAAATACAACGTTCCTTCAGGAGGAGCGAAAGACAGCTGGTTTGTTGGATTTACACCAGAATATTCAGCAGCAGTATGGACTGGATATATGAAAAACGATGAAAAAATGCACTTGACGAAAACGGATCAGCAGCTTGCAAAAAAAATCTTTAAAGAAGTAATTTCAGAGGTTTCAAGCGGTGAAGGAAAAGACTTCAAAAAACCGAATTCCGTCGTTAAAGTAACGGTTGAAAATGGTTCTAACCCTCCGAAGTTAGCAAGCAAATATACTCCTGACAGCAAAAAAATCAGCGAGTACTTTGTAAAAGGAACAGAACCGACAAAGGTTTCAGAGCATTATAAACGTCTTGCGAAGCCATCTGGCTTCAATGTGAATTATGATCAAACAAGCAATCAAATTACACTCAGCTGGGACTATAGAGAAGACTTAAGAGATGCTGTATCATTTGAAATCAGCCAATCTGTCGACGATAGTCCTGCACAAGTAATCAATAAAACAAAAGATACAAGTATGGTTATCCCTAATGCTGTTCCAGGTTCGACTTATAAGTTCCAGGTAACAGCAGTAAGCGATGATGACAACTCGAACCGCAGTGATTCTGCTGCTGCTGTTTTACAGGTCCCTGAAGCTATCATTGAAGAGCCTGTTATACCAGAGGAGCCTGAGGAAGAACCAGGTGAAGGTGAAGGTGAACTGCCTCCTGGTGAGGAGCTTCCTGGTGAAGAATTGCCTGGTGAAGGTGAACTGCCTCCTGGCGAGGAACCTCCTGGCGACGGCGATGATGAGGGCGACGGCGATGGCGATGGACAGCCTGGTGAAGGTGAAAACCCTCAAGAACCAAGCACCCCGATCGTTCCAGTCCCTCCAACAAATCCTCCTGGCAACGGGAATGGGAATAATGGCAATGGCAACGGCGGAAATGGTGATGGTGATGGTGATCAAGGCGGCGACAATGGATAA
- a CDS encoding DUF1798 family protein: MNTKILKNSNKLLHITGECVSRFENDAKKKDEVDFFNEVKPAFEEAMAIMNEWKEDVLTWRITARPKYLFPAQIDSTVENFEQLVLQSFYKESKPIRFKNMKQSVDYVIEQVIAHIQMKSS; the protein is encoded by the coding sequence ATGAATACCAAAATTCTGAAAAACTCAAATAAGCTCCTTCATATAACAGGCGAATGTGTCAGCCGATTTGAAAATGATGCAAAAAAGAAGGATGAGGTTGATTTCTTTAATGAAGTAAAGCCTGCGTTTGAAGAGGCGATGGCTATCATGAATGAGTGGAAAGAAGATGTCTTGACATGGAGGATCACGGCAAGACCAAAATATTTATTTCCAGCTCAAATTGACTCTACAGTAGAAAATTTCGAACAGCTTGTGCTGCAATCTTTTTATAAAGAGTCAAAACCAATTCGATTCAAAAACATGAAACAGTCCGTAGACTATGTGATTGAGCAAGTAATTGCACACATTCAGATGAAGAGCTCCTAA
- a CDS encoding YpoC family protein: protein MLRLIDLPEAFMYEPFFCRDEHAIPLNSSSAVEEIIKSNPFYFDICFKANVPIDFYPWKNPELSIPVLIDEWHSIQETIKSRIRSNVKKADKAKMIKGISILICLIYWSNECPIHDLDIKSDDFTAFSVKPINASERLMYVLLKPEQYHSFVQLNQLIEEMIKQYYKNRAMRSREK from the coding sequence ATGCTGCGATTGATTGATTTGCCAGAAGCCTTTATGTATGAGCCGTTTTTTTGCAGGGATGAACACGCAATTCCTTTAAATTCTTCGTCTGCGGTGGAAGAAATCATTAAAAGCAATCCTTTTTATTTTGATATCTGTTTTAAAGCAAATGTGCCCATTGATTTTTATCCATGGAAAAATCCTGAATTAAGTATTCCCGTCCTAATAGATGAATGGCATTCAATTCAGGAGACAATCAAAAGCAGAATCCGTTCAAATGTAAAAAAAGCCGATAAAGCCAAGATGATCAAGGGGATCTCAATCCTGATCTGCCTGATTTATTGGAGCAATGAATGCCCCATTCATGATCTTGATATTAAATCTGATGATTTCACAGCTTTTTCGGTGAAGCCAATAAATGCATCTGAAAGACTGATGTATGTCCTATTAAAACCTGAACAGTATCATTCTTTCGTTCAGCTCAATCAGCTTATTGAAGAAATGATTAAGCAGTATTATAAAAATAGAGCCATGAGAAGCCGGGAAAAATAA
- a CDS encoding spore protein, which produces MAKETKKKQQKQSQAPSKNDLDKKLGGPNRPST; this is translated from the coding sequence ATGGCAAAAGAAACGAAAAAGAAACAGCAAAAACAATCTCAGGCACCATCAAAAAATGACCTGGATAAAAAGCTTGGAGGGCCGAACCGCCCTTCGACATAG
- a CDS encoding YppG family protein has product MYSAGANSFKNRRRKKEERISYYYPYEGYPPFENPTYLPQVQHNYQQMQQNPGYFQQGQMPPYMNGYQAQGFPAQQPQTIPHAMYANPYPKPMPNPKNQAGGISTVMSQFKKPDGQMDFNKVMDTAGQMMGAVNQMSSLVKGVTSMFKV; this is encoded by the coding sequence ATGTATTCAGCCGGAGCAAATTCATTTAAAAACCGCAGAAGGAAAAAAGAAGAGAGAATTAGCTATTACTATCCATACGAAGGATATCCGCCATTTGAAAACCCGACATATTTACCTCAGGTTCAACATAATTATCAACAAATGCAGCAAAATCCAGGATACTTTCAGCAAGGTCAAATGCCGCCTTATATGAATGGCTATCAAGCTCAAGGATTTCCAGCGCAGCAGCCGCAAACTATCCCGCACGCCATGTATGCCAATCCTTATCCGAAGCCTATGCCAAATCCTAAAAACCAGGCAGGAGGAATCTCAACTGTCATGTCCCAATTTAAAAAACCGGACGGACAAATGGACTTCAATAAGGTGATGGACACTGCGGGGCAGATGATGGGTGCTGTGAACCAGATGAGTTCCCTCGTAAAAGGTGTTACATCAATGTTTAAGGTATAA
- the nth gene encoding endonuclease III, which produces MLNKNQIREALDTMGELFPDAHCELNHSNPFELVIAVALSAQCTDVLVNKVTKKLFEKYKTPEDYLSVSIEELQNDIRSIGLYRNKAKNIQKLCTLLLEEYRGVVPKDRDELTKLPGVGRKTANVVVSVAFGVPAIAVDTHVERVSKRLAICKWKDSVLEVEKTLMRKVPQEEWSLTHHRLIFFGRYHCKAQAPKCTECPLLHMCREGQKRMKKGTVRNAAID; this is translated from the coding sequence ATGCTGAATAAGAATCAAATCAGAGAAGCTCTTGATACAATGGGGGAGCTGTTTCCTGATGCACATTGTGAACTGAATCATAGCAATCCTTTTGAACTTGTCATCGCGGTGGCACTATCTGCACAGTGTACAGATGTCCTGGTCAATAAAGTGACGAAAAAGCTTTTTGAAAAATACAAAACGCCTGAGGATTATTTATCTGTATCCATTGAAGAACTTCAAAATGATATCAGATCCATTGGATTATACCGCAATAAAGCTAAAAATATACAAAAACTCTGCACCCTCCTTTTGGAAGAATATAGGGGAGTGGTGCCGAAAGACAGAGACGAGCTGACGAAGCTTCCCGGTGTAGGCCGCAAAACAGCCAATGTGGTTGTTTCAGTTGCATTTGGAGTTCCTGCTATTGCGGTTGATACGCATGTAGAAAGAGTCAGCAAGAGACTTGCTATATGCAAATGGAAAGATTCCGTGCTGGAAGTAGAAAAGACACTTATGCGGAAAGTGCCGCAAGAAGAATGGTCGCTTACTCATCATCGCCTCATCTTTTTTGGAAGGTACCACTGTAAAGCACAGGCTCCAAAATGTACGGAATGCCCGCTGCTTCATATGTGCCGTGAAGGGCAAAAAAGAATGAAAAAAGGAACGGTTCGGAATGCTGCGATTGATTGA
- the yppF gene encoding YppF family protein — MNLQSIKTAFFEAKHFEPKSMSELLNFIKTMYINGELSISEYRTAVMLLETSETSNPGHEVKI, encoded by the coding sequence ATGAATTTGCAAAGCATAAAAACAGCATTTTTTGAAGCGAAGCATTTTGAACCAAAAAGCATGAGCGAACTCCTGAATTTTATTAAAACTATGTACATCAATGGGGAATTATCCATCAGCGAGTACCGAACTGCCGTCATGCTGCTTGAAACGTCTGAAACATCGAATCCCGGACATGAAGTAAAAATATAG
- a CDS encoding DnaD domain-containing protein: MNKEQFVNMQEQGSLSVPAALIMHYHQFGIKEEELVLLLQVNLHLQNGNQFPTPSELSSHMSISVSSCTSLLRSLLQRGLLDIEEYEQASIKYERYSLKPLWGKIYEFMLMKDEKKTEEIQQQENFNLYPVFESEFGRPLSPFEVETLSIWMDQDYHDPIIIKAALKEAVISGKLNFRYIDRILFEWKKNGIRTIDQARNYGKRFRQHQSQPQKQNQSDEEYKRKVPFYNWLES; this comes from the coding sequence ATGAATAAGGAACAATTTGTAAACATGCAAGAGCAGGGGTCTTTATCTGTTCCTGCAGCATTAATTATGCATTATCATCAATTTGGAATAAAAGAAGAGGAGCTCGTTTTGCTTCTTCAAGTAAATCTCCATCTTCAAAATGGAAATCAATTTCCTACCCCCAGCGAATTATCAAGTCATATGTCCATATCTGTATCTTCATGTACATCCCTTCTCAGAAGTTTGCTGCAAAGAGGACTTTTAGACATCGAGGAGTATGAGCAAGCTTCCATCAAATACGAACGGTATTCTCTGAAGCCTCTTTGGGGAAAAATATATGAATTTATGTTAATGAAAGATGAGAAAAAAACAGAAGAAATACAGCAGCAGGAAAACTTTAATTTGTACCCTGTATTTGAAAGTGAATTCGGAAGGCCTCTTTCACCGTTTGAAGTTGAGACACTTTCGATCTGGATGGATCAGGATTATCATGATCCGATTATCATCAAAGCAGCTTTAAAAGAAGCGGTCATTTCCGGTAAACTTAACTTCAGGTATATTGACAGAATTCTTTTTGAGTGGAAGAAAAATGGGATTCGGACAATCGATCAGGCAAGAAATTACGGCAAACGATTCCGGCAGCATCAATCCCAGCCTCAGAAGCAAAATCAATCGGATGAAGAGTATAAACGAAAAGTGCCGTTTTATAATTGGCTGGAAAGTTAA
- a CDS encoding pyridoxal phosphate-dependent aminotransferase, whose amino-acid sequence MKLADRVSALTPSSTLAITAKAKELKEAGHDVIGLGAGEPDFNTPQHIIDAAVHSMNAGQTKYTPAGGLAELKKEIIGKFQQDQNLAYKPGEIIVCTGAKHALYTLFQVLLNKGDEVIIPAPYWVSYPEQVKLADGVPEYVNALEENQFKMTPDQLKAAITDKTKAVIINSPSNPTGMLYSKEELEELGKICLQQNVLIVSDEIYEKLIYGENTHVSIAEISEELKQQTIIINGVSKSHSMTGWRIGYAAGNEQIIKAMTNLASHSTSNPTSIAQYASIAAYAGSQEPVEEMRKAFEERLNIIYDKLVSIPGITCLKPQGAFYLFPNAKQAAEITGFANVDDFVEALLEKEKVAIVPGSGFGAPENVRLSYATSLHTLEEALVRIDRFVKENSVH is encoded by the coding sequence ATGAAATTAGCCGATAGAGTATCTGCATTAACACCTTCATCCACTTTAGCGATTACAGCAAAAGCAAAAGAGCTTAAAGAAGCCGGTCATGATGTGATTGGACTAGGAGCTGGAGAACCTGATTTTAATACACCGCAGCATATTATTGATGCGGCTGTTCATTCAATGAATGCGGGACAAACAAAATATACACCTGCAGGCGGACTTGCAGAGCTGAAAAAAGAAATTATCGGGAAGTTTCAGCAGGATCAAAATCTTGCTTATAAACCGGGTGAAATTATCGTCTGCACAGGTGCAAAGCATGCTCTTTACACTCTTTTTCAAGTTCTTCTCAATAAAGGGGATGAAGTGATCATTCCTGCTCCTTATTGGGTAAGCTATCCTGAACAAGTCAAGCTTGCAGATGGTGTGCCTGAATATGTTAATGCGCTCGAAGAGAATCAGTTTAAAATGACTCCGGATCAGCTTAAAGCAGCAATCACAGATAAAACGAAGGCAGTCATCATTAACTCTCCAAGCAATCCAACAGGAATGCTTTATTCAAAAGAAGAGCTTGAAGAGCTGGGAAAAATCTGCCTTCAGCAAAATGTGCTGATTGTTTCAGATGAAATTTATGAAAAATTAATTTATGGCGAAAACACTCATGTATCCATTGCCGAGATTTCTGAGGAATTAAAACAGCAGACAATCATCATTAACGGTGTTTCAAAATCGCATTCGATGACTGGCTGGAGAATTGGATACGCCGCCGGAAATGAGCAAATCATTAAAGCAATGACAAATCTTGCAAGCCACAGCACATCGAATCCGACTTCAATTGCTCAATATGCATCAATTGCTGCATATGCAGGTTCACAGGAACCGGTAGAAGAGATGAGAAAAGCATTTGAAGAACGCCTGAACATTATTTATGACAAGCTTGTTTCGATTCCTGGAATTACATGCTTAAAGCCTCAGGGAGCTTTTTATCTTTTCCCTAATGCCAAGCAAGCGGCAGAAATTACCGGCTTTGCAAATGTAGATGACTTTGTAGAAGCATTGCTTGAAAAGGAAAAAGTGGCGATTGTCCCTGGATCCGGATTTGGAGCACCTGAAAATGTAAGGCTTTCATATGCAACTTCTCTACATACACTAGAAGAGGCTTTAGTCAGAATTGATCGATTTGTAAAAGAAAACAGTGTTCATTGA
- a CDS encoding YpmA family protein, with amino-acid sequence MESKIEILSTVTIEHSDDLYKIVDGLNRTLKRENLMFGLALDQDDKNKAVFTIYRT; translated from the coding sequence ATGGAAAGTAAAATTGAGATTTTATCAACCGTAACCATAGAGCACTCAGATGACCTCTATAAAATTGTCGATGGGTTAAATCGGACGTTGAAGAGAGAAAATTTGATGTTTGGGCTTGCACTTGATCAGGATGATAAAAATAAAGCCGTATTTACGATTTACAGAACGTAG
- a CDS encoding DUF5590 domain-containing protein gives MGKKITIGASVLAVFLLAALGAFFNVYHSAMAQKNDGHEEAIERALKETDLKNAESVETFNGLKQYYVITGLNKSNEAVYVWVPEDSKEKPVLKLAADGISEKKALEIVKAKQNPEKVISVKLGMEKTIPLWEVKYIDDRNRYTYDLINFSNGEIRKHIAIKK, from the coding sequence ATGGGGAAAAAAATAACAATCGGAGCAAGTGTTTTAGCCGTTTTTCTGCTGGCTGCACTGGGAGCCTTTTTTAACGTTTATCATTCAGCCATGGCTCAAAAAAACGATGGACATGAAGAAGCTATTGAGCGTGCATTGAAAGAAACGGACCTGAAAAATGCCGAAAGTGTTGAAACATTTAATGGCCTTAAACAATATTACGTGATTACAGGCTTGAATAAGAGCAATGAAGCTGTTTACGTTTGGGTTCCTGAGGACAGCAAGGAAAAACCTGTGCTGAAGCTTGCCGCTGACGGCATTTCAGAAAAAAAAGCGCTGGAAATTGTAAAAGCAAAACAAAATCCTGAAAAAGTGATAAGCGTCAAGCTTGGAATGGAAAAGACCATACCGCTTTGGGAAGTAAAATATATTGACGATCGAAATCGTTATACATATGATTTAATAAATTTCAGCAATGGAGAAATAAGAAAGCATATTGCGATTAAAAAATAG
- the recU gene encoding Holliday junction resolvase RecU has protein sequence MFRYPNGKTYNPSTAPPKQRQPKETYSNRGMTLEEDLNETNSYYLDRGIAVIHKKPTPVQIVNVDFPKRSAAVIREAYFKQSSTTDYNGVYKGKYIDFEAKETRSSTSFPLQNFHEHQIRHMKMVLDQGGLSFVILSAFQTFYLMEAAILLEFWERKENGGRKSITKKEIELTSHPIPLGYQPRIDYIKVLEKLYFL, from the coding sequence ATTTTTCGTTATCCTAACGGAAAAACGTATAACCCGAGCACTGCTCCGCCTAAACAGCGCCAGCCGAAAGAAACATACAGCAACAGAGGGATGACGCTTGAGGAAGATTTGAATGAGACTAACAGTTATTATTTAGACAGAGGCATCGCTGTCATCCATAAAAAACCGACCCCTGTTCAAATAGTAAATGTTGATTTCCCTAAACGGAGTGCAGCTGTCATACGCGAAGCTTATTTCAAACAGTCATCTACAACGGACTACAACGGTGTTTATAAAGGAAAGTATATTGATTTTGAAGCTAAAGAAACTAGGAGCTCCACTTCCTTTCCGCTTCAAAACTTCCATGAACATCAGATCAGGCATATGAAAATGGTGCTTGATCAGGGGGGATTATCTTTTGTCATTCTCTCTGCCTTCCAAACATTTTATCTGATGGAAGCAGCCATCCTGCTTGAATTTTGGGAGAGAAAAGAAAACGGCGGAAGAAAATCAATCACAAAAAAAGAAATTGAATTAACATCCCACCCCATTCCGCTTGGCTATCAGCCCAGAATTGATTATATTAAGGTATTGGAAAAACTATATTTTCTCTGA
- the asnS gene encoding asparagine--tRNA ligase, with the protein MKTTIKEVSKFVDKEVTIGAWIANKRSSGKIAFLQLRDGTGFIQGVVVKAEVDEEVFQTAKSITQESSIYVTGVVRVDERSPFGYELGVTGIEVIHESVNYPITPKEHGTEFLMDHRHLWLRSKRQHAVMKIRNEIIRATYEFFNKEGFSKVDPPILTGSAPEGTSELFATKYFDEDAYLSQSGQLYMEAAAMALGKVFSFGPTFRAEKSKTRRHLIEFWMIEPEMAFYEFEDNLVVQENYVSYIVQSVLENCKLELTTLGRDTAKLEQIKAPFPRISYDDAIKFLNEKGFDDIKWGEDFGAPHETAIAESFDKPVFITHYPTGIKPFYMQPAPDRDDVVLCADLIAPEGYGEIIGGSQRIHDHELLKQRIDEHDLSQDAYQWYLQLREFGSVPHSGFGLGLERTVAWISGVEHVRESIPFPRLLNRLYP; encoded by the coding sequence GTGAAAACAACAATTAAAGAAGTAAGCAAATTTGTAGATAAAGAAGTCACAATTGGCGCCTGGATTGCGAATAAACGTTCAAGCGGCAAAATTGCCTTTTTACAATTGCGCGACGGCACGGGCTTCATTCAGGGCGTAGTCGTAAAAGCAGAAGTAGATGAAGAAGTATTCCAGACAGCAAAATCTATTACTCAGGAGTCTTCTATTTATGTAACAGGTGTTGTCAGAGTGGACGAGCGTTCACCGTTCGGATACGAACTTGGGGTAACGGGCATTGAAGTGATTCACGAGTCCGTGAACTATCCAATTACTCCAAAAGAACACGGCACTGAATTTTTAATGGACCACCGCCATTTATGGCTGCGCTCCAAGCGTCAGCATGCTGTAATGAAAATCAGAAATGAAATCATCCGTGCAACTTATGAGTTCTTCAATAAAGAAGGTTTCTCAAAAGTAGATCCTCCTATCTTAACAGGCAGCGCACCAGAAGGAACATCAGAGCTTTTTGCAACGAAATATTTCGATGAAGATGCTTATCTATCTCAAAGCGGTCAGCTATACATGGAAGCAGCAGCAATGGCACTTGGAAAGGTCTTTTCATTCGGACCGACATTCCGCGCTGAAAAATCAAAAACAAGACGCCACTTGATCGAATTTTGGATGATCGAGCCTGAGATGGCCTTCTATGAATTCGAAGACAACCTGGTTGTACAAGAGAACTATGTGTCTTATATCGTGCAAAGCGTTCTTGAAAACTGCAAGCTTGAACTGACAACCCTTGGACGTGATACAGCTAAACTTGAACAGATAAAAGCGCCATTCCCTCGAATTTCATATGACGATGCAATCAAATTCTTAAATGAAAAAGGATTTGATGACATTAAATGGGGCGAAGATTTTGGCGCACCGCACGAAACAGCTATCGCAGAAAGCTTTGACAAGCCAGTATTCATTACTCATTACCCTACAGGTATTAAGCCTTTCTATATGCAGCCTGCTCCTGATCGTGATGATGTCGTCCTTTGCGCGGACTTAATCGCACCAGAAGGCTACGGCGAGATCATCGGCGGATCACAGCGTATTCATGATCATGAACTATTAAAGCAGCGCATCGACGAGCACGATCTATCACAAGACGCTTATCAGTGGTACCTGCAGCTGCGTGAATTTGGATCTGTTCCGCATTCAGGATTCGGTCTTGGCCTTGAGCGCACAGTTGCATGGATCAGCGGTGTAGAACACGTCCGCGAATCCATTCCGTTCCCTCGTTTGCTTAACAGATTATATCCGTAA
- a CDS encoding DUF2515 family protein: MHSDKDLQSNQRTMEENNIIALIKNTTLKKNYDNISRTESYHSYYIRNPEIRWAFLASMVSRNAGYCMTDLKGTWFQKMINKKMIKALFLTYEDANWLIFSDAYPQLMLYEISKQKGHPLFHLLDEFHVSPFMKREWQIFWRKKNIGHLMTSLIINEQHLIQKPIIEKAIFKRKVFHTPLFLFQELFHFSTVVFPTIEGRLFGFSVNDFKKLKSRIKLGRSLSWLLFHPDYYQEFMDFSERTVHTGSRYDYEKYLKGGRKRETPYLRTSFPVISHQLDVKERNWFHGQPMNKWYRPQPSPKEFEMTEWLIKKQNQMHAFSLLNEYIHNKGKRSKD; this comes from the coding sequence ATGCACAGCGATAAAGATTTGCAGTCGAATCAAAGAACAATGGAAGAAAATAATATTATAGCACTTATAAAGAATACGACATTAAAAAAAAATTACGACAACATTTCGAGAACCGAAAGCTACCATAGCTATTATATAAGGAATCCTGAAATTAGATGGGCATTTCTAGCGAGCATGGTTTCACGAAATGCCGGCTACTGTATGACGGATTTAAAAGGCACTTGGTTTCAAAAAATGATAAATAAAAAAATGATAAAAGCATTGTTTCTGACTTATGAGGATGCTAACTGGCTCATTTTCTCCGATGCATATCCCCAGCTCATGCTGTATGAGATTTCAAAACAAAAAGGGCATCCTCTTTTTCACTTGCTAGATGAATTCCATGTTTCGCCGTTTATGAAAAGAGAATGGCAGATTTTTTGGAGAAAAAAAAACATAGGACACTTAATGACCTCGCTGATTATTAACGAACAGCATTTAATTCAGAAGCCGATTATTGAAAAGGCTATTTTTAAGAGAAAGGTCTTTCATACACCTCTTTTTTTATTTCAGGAACTCTTTCATTTTAGCACAGTCGTTTTCCCTACTATAGAAGGCAGATTATTCGGTTTTTCCGTTAATGATTTTAAAAAACTGAAAAGCCGCATCAAACTCGGAAGGTCTTTATCGTGGCTGCTTTTTCACCCGGATTATTATCAGGAGTTTATGGACTTTTCAGAACGGACAGTCCATACAGGGTCGAGATATGATTATGAAAAATACTTAAAAGGTGGAAGAAAAAGAGAAACACCCTATTTAAGAACATCCTTTCCGGTGATCTCCCACCAATTAGACGTAAAAGAAAGAAATTGGTTTCATGGCCAGCCAATGAATAAATGGTACAGACCTCAGCCGTCACCAAAAGAATTTGAAATGACCGAGTGGCTTATAAAAAAGCAAAATCAGATGCATGCATTTTCATTGTTAAATGAATACATTCACAATAAAGGAAAAAGAAGCAAGGATTAA